One segment of Oscillospiraceae bacterium MB08-C2-2 DNA contains the following:
- a CDS encoding DUF2634 domain-containing protein yields the protein MAELFPIIQPRSAASVKELPLYKEAAWDFVNGRPVFQDGSPVFVTGKEAVKVWIWKALVTPRTVYDIYSWSFGNELESLMGQNFTKETKLAEANRYIREALEINPYIAGINDITVEFAKARLTIHVRVTTIYGEVTINV from the coding sequence ATGGCAGAGCTTTTCCCTATTATTCAGCCAAGGTCTGCGGCTTCGGTGAAAGAATTGCCGCTCTATAAAGAGGCAGCATGGGATTTTGTAAACGGTCGGCCTGTTTTTCAGGATGGCAGCCCGGTATTTGTCACTGGGAAAGAGGCTGTCAAGGTCTGGATATGGAAAGCCCTTGTCACCCCCCGAACCGTTTATGATATATACAGCTGGTCTTTTGGCAACGAGCTGGAAAGCCTCATGGGCCAGAATTTCACCAAGGAAACCAAGCTGGCTGAGGCAAACCGTTACATCCGAGAGGCGCTGGAGATCAACCCCTACATAGCCGGTATCAATGATATAACGGTGGAGTTCGCAAAGGCCCGTTTAACCATTCATGTGAGGGTTACCACAATCTATGGGGAGGTGACAATAAATGTATGA
- a CDS encoding baseplate J/gp47 family protein encodes MYENQTPEAIKAEMLEGISGDWDTREGSFADDMLGPMASALHKMYGALNAVKPMAWVDETSGPYLDMAAEDLGLEPRKLGTKAKAILEIQGSANHIITAGTTFLTDSNQYFYTTEDAVIPETAVVTVEAEAAEIGSGYNVESGAICNQFSNSASIIAVANPEPAQGGTNAETDKELFVRIDLARKKPRTSGNKYDYEEWATAVDGVGMAKAYPLWEGPGTVKILVAAPDGQPVEQAIIQKCTDHIERLRPVGALVTVVSSVPKEITVEMSVKAYAEVDTQAITRQFQDAVTAYLAGLSLQVGEIVNNYVGSLLVAIPGVLDYSDLRLNGESGNISLTGEESLKLGEVSLRWS; translated from the coding sequence ATGTATGAAAACCAAACACCGGAAGCCATTAAAGCTGAAATGTTGGAAGGCATTTCGGGGGATTGGGATACCCGGGAGGGCAGCTTTGCCGACGATATGCTGGGGCCTATGGCCTCGGCACTTCACAAGATGTATGGAGCCTTAAATGCAGTGAAGCCTATGGCGTGGGTGGACGAAACCAGCGGCCCCTATCTGGATATGGCGGCCGAGGATTTGGGGCTAGAACCCCGAAAATTGGGTACTAAGGCAAAAGCAATTCTGGAAATTCAGGGAAGCGCCAATCATATCATTACAGCTGGCACTACCTTCTTGACAGACAGCAACCAGTATTTTTATACCACAGAAGATGCGGTGATCCCAGAAACGGCAGTGGTTACGGTAGAGGCAGAAGCAGCTGAAATCGGAAGCGGATACAATGTAGAGTCTGGTGCGATTTGCAATCAGTTCAGCAACTCAGCCTCCATTATCGCCGTTGCCAATCCAGAGCCTGCACAGGGTGGAACCAATGCAGAAACGGATAAGGAGCTTTTTGTACGCATCGATCTTGCTCGTAAAAAGCCCCGCACCAGTGGCAATAAATATGATTATGAAGAATGGGCTACAGCTGTGGATGGCGTTGGAATGGCCAAAGCCTATCCTTTATGGGAAGGCCCGGGAACAGTAAAGATATTGGTTGCGGCACCCGATGGGCAGCCTGTTGAGCAGGCTATCATCCAAAAATGTACCGATCACATCGAAAGGTTGCGCCCTGTTGGGGCGCTGGTAACCGTTGTATCCTCTGTTCCCAAGGAAATTACAGTTGAGATGTCTGTTAAAGCATACGCAGAAGTGGATACACAGGCAATTACCCGGCAGTTTCAAGACGCTGTAACAGCTTATTTGGCAGGCCTTTCGCTACAGGTGGGAGAGATTGTTAACAATTATGTTGGCAGCCTGCTGGTAGCCATTCCGGGAGTGCTGGATTATAGCGACCTAAGGTTGAACGGCGAATCTGGAAACATTTCATTGACAGGGGAAGAATCGCTGAAACTGGGGGAGGTATCCTTAAGATGGAGCTGA
- a CDS encoding putative phage tail protein: MELMDYLVPHVYNREPHVEALQRALQKPLDKLQRQQQELFLQLRPATATWGMAFYEKAFGLPANSGKSADQRLAVWRAKRRGQGTTTLSVMQSVTQSFVPGGRVEASEQFDQYAIRLFIVNQTLKKPSIQSIVDALDEIKPAHLAVEIKMQTQLAQEHSPAKAALLAVSRTICIHKHMLQRGQNIGTV; this comes from the coding sequence ATGGAGCTGATGGATTATTTGGTTCCCCATGTTTATAACAGGGAGCCTCATGTAGAGGCTTTGCAGCGTGCGCTGCAAAAGCCTCTCGACAAACTGCAGCGCCAGCAGCAGGAACTTTTTTTACAGCTTCGGCCAGCTACCGCCACATGGGGCATGGCCTTCTATGAAAAAGCCTTTGGATTGCCTGCCAATTCAGGTAAATCGGCCGATCAAAGGCTAGCTGTATGGAGGGCTAAGCGCCGAGGCCAAGGCACAACCACATTATCCGTTATGCAGAGTGTAACACAAAGCTTTGTACCCGGCGGAAGGGTAGAAGCCAGCGAGCAGTTTGACCAGTATGCGATTCGCCTGTTCATAGTCAATCAAACCTTAAAAAAGCCCAGTATCCAGAGCATTGTTGATGCGCTGGATGAAATTAAGCCGGCGCATTTGGCTGTAGAAATAAAGATGCAAACGCAGTTGGCGCAGGAACATTCACCGGCAAAAGCTGCTCTTTTGGCGGTATCCCGCACCATTTGTATTCACAAGCACATGCTGCAAAGGGGGCAGAATATTGGCACAGTATAA
- a CDS encoding DUF6273 domain-containing protein, whose translation MAVVISTKAVGNIVKLRENGALADYIIVHQGLPSGAYDGSCSGAWLLRKDILEIRQFNDTAVDNYSTSTIHNYLNSVFLNTLDVKNSVKQVKIPYRHGGYGTYVRDGANGLPCKAFLLSLYEVGETFGGSEGFAKEGTNLAFFQGNNTRIAYYNGNASDWWIRTPATNTTGEKSPMKVRADGVAYGWRFASYAEGIRPALIVPSSVWIADDGTLATNIAPTTPSSISLPSTIKGGTSITVSWGVASDADGNLSGYRLERSVNGGTWSQVYQGTALSSSQAITKGWNTVAFRVKAYDSIGEESGYRASSAVTVINNTAPTVPASITVPSTIKGGTSITVSWAASSDEDGNLSGYRLERSVNNGAWSQVYEGSALTSVQAITKGWITVAYRVKAYDAGGLESGYRAGSAVTVINNTPPTAPANISYSAPQAGKAITLTCATSTDVDGNPITYIWERLVDSGAYTQIGATSATTFTDTVPTSGEIYQARVKAADDQGGESAYTTGEALAIDYNTPPVISGSDEDLGSFDNPPEYTYIVTDADAWQTLKVSEKIGDITIREYEAVAGETNTVNFTKVWIRLAKGPHTLRITVSDGAGGTAVRTITFARNVNRVAVSRTTPTEQLVTRALFSVFPPNQPEGTVLHAEACNNPFDDAPAWEDITSKLGKTVHLFNNAQVANGSGIGYRVSIRPGSEASEPVKFEAMYIRYASGEDRLTAAENAVMAIMLGGAAQ comes from the coding sequence GTGGCGGTAGTAATAAGTACTAAAGCTGTAGGCAACATCGTAAAACTACGGGAAAACGGAGCATTAGCGGATTACATCATAGTCCACCAAGGGTTACCATCTGGGGCGTACGATGGTTCCTGCAGTGGGGCGTGGTTGCTTCGTAAAGACATCCTTGAGATCAGGCAGTTTAACGATACCGCTGTAGACAATTATTCCACGAGCACTATTCATAACTATCTGAATAGTGTATTTCTTAACACTCTTGATGTTAAGAACAGTGTAAAGCAGGTAAAAATCCCCTATCGGCATGGTGGTTATGGGACTTATGTCCGTGATGGTGCCAATGGGCTTCCATGTAAGGCTTTCCTGCTGTCTCTTTATGAGGTGGGCGAAACCTTTGGTGGCAGTGAAGGATTCGCTAAAGAGGGTACAAATCTGGCCTTTTTCCAAGGCAATAACACACGCATAGCCTACTACAATGGCAACGCCTCAGATTGGTGGATTCGTACTCCTGCCACAAACACTACCGGTGAGAAGTCCCCAATGAAAGTCCGTGCAGATGGTGTTGCTTACGGCTGGAGATTTGCTTCCTACGCTGAGGGAATTCGCCCCGCCCTAATTGTACCATCGTCTGTTTGGATTGCTGACGATGGTACTCTTGCCACTAACATTGCCCCCACCACACCCAGCAGCATATCATTGCCATCCACCATTAAGGGCGGCACTAGCATTACGGTCAGCTGGGGCGTCGCCAGTGATGCGGATGGTAACCTGTCTGGCTATCGTCTTGAACGCAGTGTCAATGGCGGCACATGGTCGCAGGTGTATCAAGGCACAGCTTTGTCCAGTTCACAGGCTATTACAAAAGGCTGGAATACAGTAGCTTTCCGAGTGAAGGCCTATGATTCCATTGGTGAGGAAAGCGGCTATAGGGCCAGCTCAGCGGTGACCGTGATCAACAACACTGCCCCGACAGTGCCCGCCAGTATTACGGTCCCCTCCACCATCAAAGGCGGTACTTCTATTACGGTCAGTTGGGCTGCTTCCAGTGATGAGGACGGAAATCTTTCCGGTTATCGCTTGGAGCGCAGTGTTAATAACGGTGCTTGGTCTCAGGTATATGAGGGCAGTGCTTTAACCAGTGTACAGGCAATTACCAAAGGCTGGATCACCGTGGCATACCGGGTCAAAGCATACGATGCCGGGGGGCTGGAAAGTGGATACAGGGCTGGCTCCGCTGTTACAGTAATCAACAACACCCCACCTACTGCACCGGCCAATATCAGCTATTCTGCGCCTCAAGCCGGTAAGGCAATCACCCTAACTTGCGCCACCTCCACCGATGTGGATGGCAACCCCATCACCTATATTTGGGAACGCCTGGTTGACAGTGGAGCGTACACCCAGATCGGCGCCACCTCAGCTACCACCTTTACCGATACAGTACCCACCAGCGGCGAGATCTATCAGGCCCGGGTCAAGGCGGCGGATGATCAAGGCGGCGAATCGGCCTATACCACCGGTGAGGCGCTAGCCATTGATTATAATACTCCGCCTGTAATCAGCGGTAGTGATGAGGATCTGGGCAGCTTTGATAACCCGCCCGAGTATACATATATCGTTACAGATGCCGATGCGTGGCAGACCCTGAAGGTAAGCGAAAAAATAGGAGACATCACTATTAGAGAATACGAGGCCGTAGCAGGTGAAACCAATACGGTGAATTTTACCAAAGTGTGGATTCGCCTGGCAAAAGGCCCGCATACACTGCGCATTACCGTAAGCGATGGGGCAGGGGGAACAGCTGTCCGTACCATTACCTTTGCCCGGAATGTTAACAGGGTTGCGGTGTCCCGAACTACCCCAACTGAACAATTGGTAACACGGGCTCTGTTTTCTGTTTTTCCACCCAACCAGCCAGAAGGCACTGTATTGCACGCTGAGGCTTGCAACAATCCTTTTGATGATGCACCGGCGTGGGAAGATATAACCTCCAAGCTTGGCAAAACGGTGCATTTGTTTAACAATGCACAAGTGGCCAACGGAAGCGGTATAGGCTATCGGGTAAGCATTCGGCCGGGTTCTGAGGCCTCTGAACCAGTGAAATTTGAGGCCATGTATATTCGATATGCTTCGGGTGAGGATCGGCTAACTGCCGCTGAAAACGCAGTTATGGCCATTATGCTGGGAGGCGCTGCCCAATGA
- a CDS encoding NADH:flavin oxidoreductase: MSHLFQPLTLRNLTLRNRIAIPAMVVQHWSDDSGCVTEKNIAHYREMAKGGAGLIIQEATCISPDGRLADTQLGIWDDNQIPGLRQITEAVHEFNTPIIIQIHHAGIFGFADETLCPSDIVCTVREQEKRARALTEDELHQIQDAFVAAAERAVAAGYDGIELHACHSYLISQFYNTLVNKRTDAYGKQPSLFILEIFREIRRRVPEDFVIGVRLGAFEPTLEESIAHGAELAENSIDFLDISYGFEQRSQPTKPEDYPFSDRIYAAQKIKEKVSIPVFAVGEIASAQQAEEILEKTKVDMVDIGRGTLVNPHWANDAKAGRDVGTCLYCKICMWRVKAENCPGRKKFQHANGH, from the coding sequence ATGAGCCACCTTTTCCAACCGCTGACCCTTCGCAACCTTACGTTGCGCAATCGCATCGCCATTCCGGCCATGGTGGTGCAGCACTGGTCGGATGATTCCGGCTGTGTTACCGAGAAGAACATTGCTCATTACAGAGAAATGGCAAAAGGGGGCGCTGGGCTGATCATTCAGGAGGCCACTTGCATAAGCCCCGATGGCCGCCTTGCGGATACGCAGCTGGGTATCTGGGATGATAACCAAATCCCCGGGCTCCGCCAAATCACCGAGGCTGTTCATGAATTCAACACGCCCATTATTATACAGATTCACCATGCGGGAATCTTTGGCTTTGCGGATGAAACCCTTTGCCCCAGCGATATTGTCTGCACCGTTCGAGAGCAGGAAAAGCGAGCCCGCGCTCTCACTGAAGATGAACTGCACCAGATTCAGGATGCTTTTGTTGCGGCGGCTGAGCGTGCTGTTGCCGCAGGGTATGACGGCATAGAGCTCCATGCCTGCCACAGCTATTTGATTTCTCAGTTTTATAACACCTTGGTGAACAAGCGCACCGATGCTTACGGCAAACAGCCCTCTTTGTTTATACTGGAAATCTTCCGGGAGATTCGCCGCCGGGTTCCGGAAGATTTTGTGATTGGAGTGCGCCTTGGTGCCTTCGAACCCACCTTGGAAGAGAGCATCGCCCATGGGGCTGAATTAGCCGAAAACAGCATCGACTTTTTGGATATTTCCTATGGATTTGAACAGCGCTCCCAGCCCACCAAGCCCGAAGATTATCCCTTTAGCGACCGCATTTATGCCGCACAGAAGATCAAAGAAAAGGTTTCGATTCCCGTTTTTGCGGTTGGTGAAATAGCATCGGCACAGCAGGCAGAAGAAATCTTGGAAAAAACCAAGGTTGACATGGTGGATATCGGCAGAGGCACGCTGGTAAACCCCCATTGGGCAAACGACGCAAAGGCTGGCCGTGATGTGGGAACCTGCCTTTACTGCAAAATTTGTATGTGGAGAGTAAAAGCCGAAAATTGCCCGGGACGAAAGAAGTTTCAGCATGCAAATGGACATTAA
- a CDS encoding DUF6709 family protein, translated as MLLGVWFIVLGFTVPGALVYHIIIAALCLLPFFVSIRITEIRQKKIWKRFNGTELDRINEQALTAKHIGPLLITQDAVVYLLPGYIMALPIRDIVWAYGRRATWENDLRSDAFSSLCIVLRDKMVYTTLNSNSFGPQIIEDALEFLKINLQEQRPHLLYGYSDELKTMHAKQFHQMVKSADGKR; from the coding sequence TTGCTGCTTGGAGTTTGGTTCATTGTATTGGGTTTTACCGTGCCGGGAGCGCTGGTGTATCATATCATTATAGCGGCTTTATGCTTGCTGCCTTTCTTTGTTTCAATCCGGATTACAGAGATACGCCAAAAGAAAATATGGAAGCGCTTCAATGGAACAGAACTAGATCGAATTAACGAACAGGCCCTTACCGCAAAGCATATTGGCCCTCTTTTGATTACACAGGATGCAGTGGTGTATCTATTGCCCGGTTATATCATGGCTCTGCCTATCCGTGATATCGTTTGGGCCTATGGGCGGCGGGCTACTTGGGAGAATGACCTGCGTAGTGATGCTTTTTCCTCACTCTGCATTGTTCTGCGGGATAAAATGGTCTATACAACATTAAACAGCAACTCCTTTGGGCCGCAAATCATAGAGGATGCTCTGGAATTTTTGAAAATAAATTTACAGGAGCAGCGCCCCCACTTGCTTTACGGTTATTCTGACGAACTGAAAACGATGCATGCAAAGCAGTTTCATCAAATGGTAAAAAGTGCAGATGGCAAAAGGTAA
- a CDS encoding DUF554 domain-containing protein — MIGLGTAINAAGILIGGVAGLLVGKGLTKRFQDTLMSAMGICILFISIAGVLKEVFVITGDQISTQGTFMMIVSMVAGALTGELIDIERRTVQFGEWLKKKTNNKKDTQFVDGFVLGSLTVCVGAMAVIGAIKDGISGDYSILLTKAILDAVIILVMTASYGKGCIFSVIPVVLFQGSVTVLARLMLPIMTVQALSNLSLVGSILIFCVGINLTFGKKIKVANLLPSIVFAVLWALIPWLE; from the coding sequence ATGATAGGGTTGGGGACAGCGATAAATGCTGCCGGCATTTTGATAGGCGGCGTTGCGGGGCTGCTTGTTGGAAAAGGATTAACCAAGCGCTTTCAAGATACCTTAATGAGTGCTATGGGGATTTGCATACTATTTATCAGCATCGCAGGTGTTCTGAAAGAGGTTTTCGTCATAACCGGCGATCAGATTTCCACACAGGGAACCTTTATGATGATTGTTTCCATGGTGGCGGGTGCTTTAACGGGTGAGCTCATTGATATTGAACGACGTACCGTTCAGTTTGGGGAATGGCTCAAGAAAAAAACCAACAATAAAAAGGATACCCAATTTGTTGATGGTTTTGTTTTGGGATCGCTCACTGTATGTGTGGGTGCAATGGCTGTGATCGGTGCCATCAAGGATGGCATTTCGGGGGATTATTCCATTCTGCTGACCAAAGCAATCCTTGATGCTGTGATCATTCTGGTTATGACCGCATCCTATGGCAAGGGGTGCATCTTTTCTGTAATTCCGGTTGTGCTGTTTCAAGGGTCTGTCACGGTTCTGGCGAGATTGATGCTGCCTATTATGACTGTGCAGGCGCTTTCAAATCTATCTCTTGTGGGCTCTATTCTGATCTTTTGCGTTGGAATCAATCTGACCTTCGGCAAAAAAATTAAAGTGGCCAATTTACTGCCGTCCATTGTTTTTGCTGTTTTATGGGCGCTGATTCCTTGGCTTGAATAG
- a CDS encoding amidohydrolase family protein — protein sequence MYDLAILNGILIDPEAGRLIPANLYCRDGKIAEISREVHEATQTLDAKGDYISPGFIDIHAHIEGSAYPGSLLALQGVTTVINGNCGLGLADLPSFFEEQNRKGFILNQLELSGASTLRERAGLQDRYAPLSPAQLEQACGMLREDLEAGAAGLSFGLEYMPGSSREEVLALSRVAARYGKPVTIHTRTDCFTGLAALQEAIDISRFTGAGVQISHVVYQYGFGMMKLALAMIDDAVKSGLDISCDSGMYTSFATAIGSAVFDEGCLEKWRCGYDAILAATGKYAGQRLNRDTFEELRRETPSETAIALIGNPHEILMAFDLPYMMISSDCGVNKEPDPSYGHPQDAGTFPRFIRQLVRKTGRLTLADAVARATILPAKRMDLDVKGRITPGSDADLVIFSLDELTDRSQFPHLGSPAAPPEGIRAVAIAGKITVENGVISGENPGKAVLSPNRIWHYTA from the coding sequence ATGTATGATCTTGCCATCTTAAACGGTATTCTCATTGACCCCGAGGCAGGCAGACTGATTCCCGCAAACCTTTATTGCCGGGATGGGAAAATTGCCGAAATCAGCCGGGAGGTTCATGAGGCCACCCAAACGCTGGATGCGAAGGGAGATTACATTTCCCCTGGCTTCATTGACATTCATGCTCATATTGAAGGCAGCGCCTATCCCGGCTCCCTGCTGGCTCTGCAAGGGGTGACCACTGTCATCAACGGCAACTGCGGACTGGGGCTGGCGGATTTGCCTAGCTTCTTTGAGGAGCAAAACCGGAAGGGGTTTATCCTCAACCAGCTGGAGCTTTCCGGAGCCTCCACCCTGCGGGAACGGGCAGGCCTGCAAGACCGATATGCCCCCCTCTCACCCGCCCAGTTAGAGCAGGCCTGCGGCATGCTGCGGGAAGATTTGGAGGCAGGTGCCGCCGGGCTTTCCTTCGGGCTGGAATACATGCCCGGCAGTTCCCGGGAAGAGGTTCTGGCCTTGAGCCGGGTTGCCGCCCGCTATGGCAAGCCGGTCACCATCCACACCCGCACCGATTGCTTCACCGGGTTGGCCGCCTTACAGGAGGCCATTGATATCAGCCGGTTCACCGGAGCCGGGGTTCAAATTTCCCATGTGGTTTATCAATACGGTTTTGGCATGATGAAGCTTGCCCTTGCCATGATTGACGATGCGGTTAAATCCGGGCTGGATATTTCCTGCGACAGCGGCATGTATACCAGCTTTGCCACCGCCATCGGCTCCGCTGTATTTGATGAGGGCTGTCTGGAAAAATGGCGGTGCGGCTACGATGCCATTCTGGCCGCAACAGGGAAATACGCCGGGCAGCGGCTCAATCGGGATACCTTTGAGGAACTGCGGCGTGAAACCCCCAGCGAAACGGCTATCGCCTTAATTGGCAATCCCCACGAGATTCTCATGGCCTTTGATCTGCCCTATATGATGATTTCCAGCGACTGCGGTGTTAACAAAGAGCCGGACCCCAGCTATGGCCACCCACAGGATGCAGGGACTTTCCCCCGGTTTATCCGTCAGCTGGTTAGAAAAACCGGCCGTCTGACCTTAGCCGATGCGGTTGCCCGAGCCACCATCCTGCCCGCCAAGCGGATGGATTTGGATGTCAAAGGACGCATTACCCCCGGCAGTGACGCTGATCTGGTGATTTTTAGTCTGGATGAGCTGACAGATCGTTCCCAGTTCCCCCACCTTGGTAGCCCCGCCGCACCGCCAGAGGGCATTCGAGCGGTTGCCATTGCCGGAAAGATCACGGTAGAAAATGGTGTGATATCCGGTGAAAACCCCGGCAAAGCGGTTCTATCCCCCAATCGAATCTGGCATTACACAGCCTAA
- a CDS encoding spermidine/putrescine ABC transporter substrate-binding protein, whose translation MKKLTSVLLALALLLLAGCGSATPASSAGTGTSSAASGKKQEINLFIWTEYMPQEVLDNFEAETGIHVNMKTFSSLADMYAMVKSAAPGTYDVIDVAGFYAKTMADEGLISKLDQAQIPNMSNLFEAYMKRTEDPGNVYTIPYQGAGTFICVNPALYSKPISSYEDLFDPALANSMVVINDFRAIIGTINLMLGFDFSETDPAKLEQTKEKLLSLKPNIKLLDSDSPKSAMLSGETSVGLIYNGEIAIAHEENPEIQIIYPAEGQYFGFDSLAITEASQNKEAAHKFLNYVLDAQTSKIISENFPYLNPNQAALELMDEEYKNNGTKNIPPEVIAKGYSPEDLDAATLDIYNDIWTEFTK comes from the coding sequence ATGAAAAAACTGACTTCTGTTCTTTTAGCTCTTGCTTTACTGCTGCTGGCAGGCTGCGGCAGCGCCACACCCGCTTCTTCCGCAGGCACCGGCACTTCCAGTGCGGCCTCCGGTAAAAAGCAGGAAATCAACCTGTTCATCTGGACTGAATACATGCCTCAAGAGGTTCTGGATAACTTTGAAGCGGAAACCGGCATCCATGTGAATATGAAAACCTTTTCTTCCCTTGCGGATATGTACGCCATGGTGAAAAGCGCCGCCCCCGGCACCTACGATGTCATTGACGTAGCGGGTTTTTATGCTAAGACCATGGCCGATGAAGGTTTGATTTCCAAGCTGGATCAAGCCCAAATCCCCAACATGTCCAACCTCTTTGAGGCATATATGAAACGCACAGAAGACCCCGGCAATGTATATACCATCCCTTATCAGGGAGCGGGCACCTTCATTTGCGTAAACCCTGCCCTGTATTCCAAGCCTATTAGCTCCTACGAGGATTTATTTGACCCCGCGCTTGCCAATTCCATGGTGGTGATCAACGATTTCCGGGCGATCATCGGCACCATTAACCTGATGCTTGGCTTTGATTTCAGCGAAACAGACCCAGCCAAGCTGGAGCAGACCAAAGAAAAGCTGCTTTCGCTCAAGCCCAACATTAAACTGCTGGACAGTGATTCCCCCAAGAGCGCCATGCTCAGCGGCGAAACCAGCGTGGGACTGATCTATAACGGCGAAATTGCCATTGCCCACGAAGAAAACCCTGAAATCCAGATCATCTATCCCGCAGAAGGCCAGTATTTCGGCTTTGATTCTCTTGCCATTACCGAGGCCAGCCAAAATAAAGAAGCCGCTCACAAGTTCCTCAACTATGTATTGGATGCCCAGACCAGCAAGATCATTTCTGAAAACTTCCCCTACCTGAATCCCAACCAAGCGGCTCTGGAGCTGATGGATGAGGAATACAAAAACAACGGCACCAAAAATATCCCCCCCGAGGTCATTGCCAAGGGTTACAGCCCCGAGGATTTGGACGCCGCCACATTGGATATCTACAACGATATCTGGACTGAATTCACCAAGTAA
- the aguB gene encoding N-carbamoylputrescine amidase: protein MRKIVVAVTQMKHKGEPEENCRAAEALIAQAAEKGANVILLQELFAGPYFCQKQQPKYFSLAEEAEQGKLLRRFSHTARQYGVVLPISFFERRGNAFFNSMGMLDADGSLLGIYRKSHIPDGPGYREKYYFSPGDTGFKIWDTAYGKIGVGICWDQWFPEAARSMALQGAELLLYPTAIGSEPQDPELDSMPHWMTCMQGHAAANLVPVAASNRIGTETQEDGSLTFYGSSFIADEHGQIQAQADRSTESVLTASFDLDEIAQTRQAWGVFRDRRPDLYRHLLTLDGEPVT, encoded by the coding sequence ATGCGCAAAATTGTAGTGGCTGTCACCCAGATGAAACATAAAGGTGAGCCGGAGGAAAACTGCCGGGCAGCGGAAGCGCTGATTGCCCAGGCTGCCGAAAAAGGCGCCAATGTCATATTGCTGCAAGAGCTGTTCGCAGGCCCTTATTTTTGCCAGAAGCAGCAGCCCAAATATTTTTCGCTGGCCGAAGAGGCAGAGCAAGGCAAGCTTCTGCGCCGCTTTTCTCACACAGCCCGTCAATACGGGGTGGTTTTGCCCATCAGCTTTTTCGAGAGGCGGGGCAATGCTTTTTTCAACTCCATGGGGATGCTGGATGCGGACGGCTCCCTGCTGGGAATTTACCGCAAATCCCACATTCCCGATGGCCCGGGCTACCGGGAAAAATATTACTTTTCCCCCGGCGATACCGGTTTTAAAATTTGGGATACTGCCTATGGCAAAATTGGGGTGGGTATCTGCTGGGATCAGTGGTTCCCCGAGGCGGCCCGCTCCATGGCACTGCAAGGGGCGGAATTGCTCCTGTATCCCACCGCCATCGGTTCCGAGCCCCAAGACCCAGAGCTGGATTCCATGCCCCACTGGATGACCTGCATGCAGGGTCATGCAGCCGCCAATCTGGTTCCGGTGGCGGCCTCCAACCGCATCGGCACCGAAACACAGGAGGATGGCAGCCTGACCTTTTACGGCTCCTCCTTTATCGCCGATGAGCATGGTCAGATTCAAGCGCAGGCCGACCGAAGCACCGAATCGGTGCTGACTGCCTCTTTTGATCTGGATGAAATCGCCCAGACAAGGCAGGCTTGGGGTGTATTCCGTGACCGCAGGCCCGATCTTTACCGCCATCTGCTGACCTTGGATGGAGAACCCGTTACCTGA